The genome window AGCTCAAACTTAATCTAAGATTAAAGAACttgttcaaccaaaaatgaaattctctAGTATTgcacataatatatatttcttttaactCAGATTCCCATACTTGGACGAAGATGTTGTCAGTTTCCTTAATGGACTACCTGTGTCGGAGAAGGCTGACTTGTCTCTACCCAGAGGAGTTGGAGAAAAGCTGTTACTGAGGTTAGCAGCTGTCGAGTTAGGATTGGGACTCTCTGCTCTCTTACCTAAGAGAGCCATGCAGTTTGGCTCCAGAATCGCCAAGTTAGAGAACAACCACGAAAAGGCCTCGGATAAATGCAAAAGGCTGGTCACCACCTGATTGAATACTGACTACTGTCCCTTCTAgttctttttaatataaatatactgcATAAGATTGTGAcaataattcactcaaaaaggGTATTGATGTAGTTTTATTCTGaatgttgttttcatgtttgattGTCATTACATGTTTGAACtacattaaataaacagttGGATTGTGAAGTTGGTCCTTGAAGTATTTGTCACATTCTATGTATGATGCAAGATTCCCCACATCAAATCGACCAGATATCCTGTGCACATACACAGGCCTCCTAAAATAAAACCAAGCATGATTAATATCACTGAATGTGAGCAAACACAATGCCTCATTGTCTACAGTCTGCCTGTAAGTGACCTTAATATGAGCCATGACAGAAAGGTCCCTGGTGCGTCCCGCTCTTCAATGGGTGCGTTCTGTGTGGAGAACAGTTACGTAAAAAATAACACTAtagaataattaaataaatatagatcTACTGTACCTTCTTCTCATTGAGAAAAATGTCCAGAAGTGGAAGGGAGGTTCTTGAAAACATGTAAAAGCAAGGACACTGCAAAACAAGGAAAGCACATTAAAGATATTGCTTGTAATAATAAAGATAAACAGTACTGAAATGTCTTTATCttcaaatataaatgaaaacatactGCATTACGTGAACTTGTTTCACTTAAGAGAGGTTTTTCCTTCATACGCTGTACTTTAAGGTCCTCATCCAACTCCAGAATCCCGTAtttagatgtttctgaatgtgGAAATGATATAATAATGGATTTAAAAACTGGTGACCATATGTTTGGCAAAGTTAAAAACATATTGCTCTGCTTTTATGCTCACCCTCATCTTTGCATTGGTATGACAGCACTAAATTGCTCTCTTTGTCTTTATTTTGCACTTCAAAGAACCTCTCTGTGAATTTCCTCAGGCTGAAATCCTCTTTGAATAAAGTATCGCtgcaaaatgaaaaaataaatgtttttattctccTTTTTTAAAGCCATCTCAAACACTGCCCTTGAGACAGTGCCTTATTCAGTCTGATGCTGGTCATACCCTCCGATAACTAGTAAGTGGTCATCCACAGCACACAACTTGACTGTCAACTGAAGACAAGCAACAGCACCATGTCTGTCCTGCAGAGACAATTGAAAGGAAGTAATAAGAAAAATCATTTAACATTCATAAATTGCTCCCATCCAGTATGCTCACCTCATTTCTTCTTGTACCATCGTTTATGATTTTAACATTGGGGAATTCTTGAGCCCACTGCTGGAATGCTTCAAAGTAACGATCATTTGTCTGTTCAATAGATcatacatttgattattttgtgCATAATAATCATGCAAGTCAAACACTATTACCGTCAAAGCTCAATTTGGTCATATCTTTAAAAACCTAAACAGTCATTCTGGACTCACAACCACATAAACTGTGTCCACACATCTTGTTTTGGTCAGTGCCTGAACCCAGTGTGAGATAAGGGCGCATGGACCGACGGGAAGCAGCGGCTTGGCAATGCCGCCCAGATGCTTGAAATTCCCAGTCGTGTCATTCTCGATATCCCTTTGCAGTCTAGTTCCATAACCTGCAGCTAAAATAACAGCTTTCATTGTCAGCTGAAAATGAAAGTGACAACAGTTCTTATCAGCATGTGATTTTTAATAAGTTTGCTGAAATCGTACACAAAGTTGTACACTTCCTGGTGCTCTCGCCAGGAACGTTCCCTGGGTAAAGGTTGCTGTAGTTAGTTTCTCCAGTCAGACCCTGACATGCGCAGTGCTGGTACTCACAACGTTACCAAAGCGGTCCACATTTCTCCAAGTTCCGCGGAACCTACTTAgctcataaatattaattacgtAACGAGACGCTGAAAGGATAGTGGGGTAACGTTAGGGGTCGTTCACTCTGAGAAGCTCTGTAGTCCCGTCTGTTGTGTATTGGTGCTTTTTATTACTAGTTATATGTACTATATTAAGTCTGtgcactttatttatatatactttcGTGACACCTTtagagtaaaagaaaaaaacgcGTATCGGATCTTTTGAACAGTTCGTTTCAATGAACCGATTCAGTGATTCCTTTACGTCATGACGTACTTTCGCAATAGACGTAAATATGTGCATAGgcattcaaattaaattattattatattgcatacattatataaaaatcatattaatcTAATGGGTAATACAAGTTATTGGTTTGAGaatgtttcattatttttaaggCATTAAGGGGTGACGTTTAAAAATGTTctgcatttataaaaaaaaacaactttaacaaaaaaatcaaattatttataaCAAAAGATTAATTTTGTTCCTCCATTATTAAACCAAATGGATATATCTTACTTTGGTGTTATCGTGTTAGATGGATTTATACAAGCAATCTGTGCGTACTTTTTATTATTGTGCTTTTGCTTTTTTGCATATCtattataattgtaatatttctttttgtatttttgactacaatttttgtttttagggTGATTTTGTAACATTCTGTCTTGAACTACAGATGAAAAATAGCCTAGTGGCTAACTCTGGCGCATTTATAGTAGTGTTTAATAATGTGAACTGTCCCTGTTGAactaataacaatatattttttcaaaactaAGTAACTAACCTTACTTTTGAGCTAATCCTGCATATTGCACTGACGTGCAACAGCACCATCTATTGGTTGATCTGAAGAGTTGCAGAACCGTCACTATGCGTCACTGGTTGCTAAGAGCAACACAGTTCAAAATCACACATTTCATCGGACAGCTCAATCTTTTAAGGTGAAGCTTAATGGtctttttgaaaagaaattaattacattcaGTTTACCGCTCTCATATCGTCTGTGTTTTGATGGAGAACCCATCCGACCAGAGCAGCGAGAGTGCTGTTCGAGCTGCGTTGACCGCTCAGTCTTTACTGCAGAAATATGACCGCAGGGAACTGCAAGAACTGCTCAGCCTGACCTCCTGTAACTGGCTGCTCAGTGGTGAAGAACACAACCAGCCTGTGGATGGACCTCCTGGCATCATCAGACAAATGAGGAACATCTTAGCTCCCAACATAATCATTCTGGCTCCCTTTGACTCATGTTTGCCCCTGGATTACAAAGTGGTCCACCAGATTGTGAGGGAGCTGACTGTGGGAATATATGGTTTTAACCAAGTTCCTGTCATCAGTTTGGTGCCCAACTATGACCAGAGCTCCACGTGCCAGTTACCACCAGCATATTACGATACAAAAGTCGGTCAGATACTAATAAACATAGATTATATCATAAAGGCTCTCTGGCACGGGAGTTACATTTCTAGAGAAAAACGTATGCGCTTCTCTGAGTTATGGAGATCCATCATGGCCGTGGATTCAGATGGTGTGCCTCAAACAAAGAAAGATGTGCTCTCAGAGTTCCTCAGTGCAGGTGAGATATCAATTCTTTCAATCCAGAACAGTGTTATTCTAAGTTaactgtaacactttacaataaggctcCATTTGTTAACAGTTAACTACGAACTATATGAACAAAACTTcttcagcatttattaatcttagttaatgttaatgtattgGCCGGCTcacgtcagcatcacacgcatgcgtcgttgtgatcacgtgaacagcgtcggccaatactgtgccggcgttcggacgtaaacacggaagctctgcactgcgttcactgcatcaactgcATAGGAGTCTGACAGATAAGAGGAAAAACTGTTGAATAATGCcgttgtttttgttgtatttttgtgcacaaaaagtatcctcgtcgcttcataacattaaaggttGAACCtctagtcacgttgactattttaacaatgtcttaatatcttaatttgtgttccaaagataaacgaaggtcctGCGGGTTTTGtaacaacacaagggtgagtaattaaagggttagttcacccaaaaatgaaaattatgtaatttattactcaccctcatgtcgttctacacctgtaagaccttcgtttatcttgaaaaatccgattgctcagtgaggccatatatatttaaaatgttcatgtgactacaggggtttaaccttaatattataaagcgacgagaatactttttgtgtgccaaaaataacaaaatagtgactttattccacaatatctagtgatgggcgatttcaaaacgatGCTTCGAAgttttacgaatcatttgtttcgaatcagtggttcagagtgccaaaatcacatgatttcagtaaacgaggcttcgttacgtcataagtgttttgaaactttgaaatagttcacgtgactttggcagtttgatacacgctccgaaccactgaatcgaagcaaaagattttaataaaaaaaacaataaaaactataattgcATTGTGATgatagtaaaataacactgatttgtCTCACTAGGTTTAACAGACATCTCAGATGATCCATGTTATCAGGACATTTATAAGGAGAACATTGATGTAGACCCAACCTATGAACCCAACAGCGCAGACGAGGAGAATCTCTTCTCACAATACTCAGAGAACATCCTGATCAAGCTGAGCGCCTACCTGACCTCTGTCCGCCAGCACCAAAATCTCTTTGTGTTTGAGGGGTCTCATAGCCTGTCTAATGTGGTCCGACTCACTGAGGACAGCATTGATCTGGCCACCTACCAGAGGCTACAGAAAAGGCTGTCGGATCACATTATTCTGGTGAGAAAGCACCTTGAGAGGAATGCAGAAGTCTCCAGAGACCTCGCCTACCTGAAACTAATCACATTCCTGGTGCCCTTGCTGATATCTTTGAGGAAAAAGATGCTGATTCCTAATCTGTCTCAAATGCTCCCACCTTTGTCAGGTTAGCATTTTCTTTTGATTGCTATCACTGCCATGCCTCATAAATATGTGGATGCACTGACATTGGTtaatgaaaaactttttttgcttAAAGATGACAAGCTGAAAACAGAACGAGAGGTTCCTCCACACATTCTTGGACCAGAATTTGCCTGCAAGCACTTTCCACGAAAGCAAGATCAGTATTTTCACCTTCACGGAGGGATTGAATTTGATGTAGGGACTCCTCCTCTTGATGACATCAATGAGGAAATGAAGGTGAGAAATTAGTTTAGGGCAGCTTATAGAATCccctagatttttttttgatttttttttgtttgtgaagtaaataaaacataataatatttaattgcatgtaggcaataataataataacaattattattgttattattattatatttaattgcacatattcaatattaaatgtaataacaataatatttaatatatatatatatatatacatacatatatatatttatatttatgtatactgtgtactgtatatatatatatatataatacttaaaatatttcattaaatatattattatcacTACCTTAAAATGTTTTGGAATTTCTGGATTGTTAAATGGTGTTTTAGGGTATTAAATAGGTTGTTTACaatattaaattgattttatacatagatttttcttttcttttttgtgtagGTGGCTTTCAGAACTCTGCAGACTCAAGCAGCCAATTATCTTTACGAATTGCTTCGTCAGGACTCCACTTACAAAACACAGTTTCCAATTCCACTCAGTGAGATTGAAGGGAAAAGGTCAATACTACattcatgtatttatatattcaatTATATACTGTACACCTAGAATGTTGATTTGCATGGCATCTAACTTACATTTGTGTTTTGCAGCTATAATGTCATCTCCATTGAGTTAGAATCGCTTTATCCCCAACAAAACATGGTTCAATGGTGGGGGGCTTTAAACGCTTCCATCAAAAACCTCAAAGGGAAGAGACTGCCCTTGACGGACATTGAGCTACACGAGCAGTTCAAGAAAACATTTGGTTCCACAAAAGCTATAAAGTGCAAGGTGATAAATGACAATCAATTCATACTTTGGTTTCAGAGTACCTCTATGTACATGTACATCAAAATGTGTTTGTAACTCAGAACGTGGCATTTGGGCTGAAATCAGCAGCAGAGAGAGGACTGTGTGCAGCGTTTCACTCCCTAAGTCGCAGGAACCCGGCATCCCACCTGCATGTTCTTGATGAGCAGGGTCTTTCTCTGCTTCATCACGCTGCAGCCAACAACCAATCACACATCATCCTTCAGCTTGCCGCAGCAGGAGTCAATCTCAACCAGACACGCAGTGAGAGATTCACTAACACAGGTCAACACATTATCAGTCTTTACTAATGTGCAGCAGGATTCAAATGCCTTTTAAAGCTTTCAGACATTTCCACATATTCTTACAGTATGTTTCATATTCTTCATTGGCAGGAAAACCAGGTGTTGGAGGTCCATTCATAGAAGGAGCTGGTAAGGGTCTTATACTGGAAACTCTAACCAATGCAACcaatattactactactactaataataatattgtaaaatatataaaatatacattttatatagtaaactgttttatttattaagtgaCATTTATCAAGGTCAGTTCATAAAGCAAAACAGATGAAACCAATGATGCCAAACCCGGCACAACACATCTAAAGATGCCATctttaataatgtaatgtaatataatataatataatataatatactgcCTGgccgagaaaaaaaaattgctgtttggatttaaatgggcaaatgcttaagagtctatgtttggatcattattgcagtgattattatgtttctagcatgttatatgttttgcaacagttcttttaaataatttttcccCTTTTAGGgctcacaataataataattattattatgctttatttattaaGTGATAGCTCAAGATCAATGGAGTTTGGCATCAGTGATGTAAAATCTAGCAAGATGTGTCTAAAGATGCCATTGgtaacttttttttccttttaggGCTCACACCATTGCACCTTGCTGCACAATGTGGCTCCCTTGAATCCTTAAACTGTCTTCTAGCACTTCAAGCGGACTATAAACTAGTGGATAAGAGAGGCTGGATGGCTATTCATTTTGCAGCCTTTTACGGCCAGGTGGCATGTATTCAAGCACTATACAGGAAAGACCCTACGTTATTGGAGATGAAGACCCCTGCTGAGTATGTGATATATTTGAGCAATAGATTGACTGTAAAgatgtgtatatttatgtatgtatttttaatatatacacactacttttcaaaagtttggggttggtgagattttttttatgtttttgaaatttatttgatcaacaatacagtaaaaacagtaacattgtgaaatattattacaattaaaaataactgttttcgatttcagtatatattttaaaatgtaatttattcctgtgatggcaaagttgaattttcagcatcattactccagtcttcagtgtcacatgatccttcaaaatcattctaatatgctgatttgctgctcaagaaatatttcttagtagaaactgtgatacgtttcttttttcaggattctttgatgaatagaaggtgAATAGAAGAATagaagtctttactgtcacttttgatcaatttaatgcatccttattGAACAAAagaattattttctttcaatCTTACTGACAACAAACTATCGAACAGAAGTGTatgcattaatttaataatgaaagtttctttcatcatcataatcaacagttttttttagaTGCATGATAATGGGTGTTTTACAGGTATGGTAGTTCACCACTCTTATTGTCAGCGACCTCTGGTTCAGTAGAAGCTCTGGACGTCCTGTTGTCCACTGGGGCAAACTGGAGAGAGGAAGACAGTAAGGGCAATAACACTGTCCACCTGGCAGCACTTTACTTTCACACAGATGTCCTTAGACACCTCATTCAGCTGAACTTGGATGGGCTTCCTGTGTGGAAGATTCTTGTCGGTATGGTATGATGTAGAAGATTTTAAATGTGTCTTCCAAATTCATAACTATACTACTGTTAATGAAAgcattaaagtcagcatgaaattcCTAttgtgaaatggcttctcgaacaagaaaaaaatgtagggtgggacttgattttgtcaaaTTGGGAATTatttggatggttgtggtttgctattggccgatctcatatgagtgacagcttgtcccgccctcacgccagtaaacacgtcatcagaggaGAGAAGAGATGTCCTTCCAAGAGggagggaagttattttgattaaagattactagggcacatgaattttaaaaaataatgatggataaatcatttataataaatactgcaatattctataaaaaaaacaaaacaagaattgtcaattttgatttcatggtgacttaaGCTTCttatttagaattttaaatttaatttacaaaatacacTATAAATAAGTTTGAACATACCTCATTCtttattaaatcaaataattaaattaaattaaattaattattattttttttttaatttgcaattATGGTAATGATTTACCTGATCTCCATCTTTTTTTCTGCAGAAATGATCCAGAGTGAGGACTCCAGGCGGTTGGAGATGGGTCTCAGGTGTCTTGAGGCACTTTGTGTAAACACTGAGTCCTCCTGTGAGGACATAATGGAAGcaggtcatatatatatatatatatatatatatatatatcaagttCATTTCAGACTTCAGCAACTTATTTTTTACTATATCTGATAGGCCTATTTAATTTTGGATagttgttattttatgtttgtataaTAATAAGTCATGTTACAGTGCTAAATATTAGAACAATGGTTTATGTTAGGGCCCCAAAATGGGTCATATGTCTGTGTtgactaggggtgtaacaatatgtcatgtcacaatatatcgcaacacaaaaatacaacaatatGTATCGTGGATATAGcaataatatgtataatatgtatagttcacccaaaatgaaagattagacagatttaatttagcatCAGATATGGCAATGGTGCTTCAAATATGGTAAACCCAGAAGGTCATACATTTGAGCTTCcatgtttattaatcattaataaattaaaaatgaaatacattattatacattatataataaatacaatatttaaaactttttaaatgtaagtagtcAGAGACAGAGTGTTAGCATATGAGTCTAacataattctgtatttttagctaagcagaatcatgaatatttctattttagtGTCACCTTTGGCCTGTGCATGAAGGATCAAGTCCAAATCCATTTCTGTTGTAATATCAAATGTAGCATTTTAATGAACAGTACTTTTGTTTACCatatcagaattattaataaaaaaaaaacttaccattttaaatctattttgGCTTTGTTTATAATATCATGAGAGTATTGTATAGCGAGATTAGTATCATGTATCGAACTGATTCGTGACATTAgtgtattgttacacccctagttcttgcatcaggaaaaaaatagtttaatgttaataataaataataaaatgcatttctCACATTCAGCATTCTAACACAATATtttaagctctttttttttttttttacctttgtaAGATAAACAATACTGGTATTGTTGAGTTGCCACTTGAAAAAAAATCTGGgttctgaagcaaaaccagttgagagCCACTAGCCTAGAAGATTGGAAAAtgttaaggccaattcacactgtcACCGACAGACACCGACCAATGGCAACAGACACTTTGTTGGGTTTTgttggatcagtgtgttacctCTGTTGGTGTTGGTCGGCGCTTGGTTGAAGGTGTGGAATCGGTGTTTGTTGGGACAtggaatgtctgagaagtgacaTACTGTAATCTGGTGATTGTCCGCCTTGGTCGCCGTCGGTCGGTTCattgtgaattggcctttagaAGATTACATTATGTTTCTGCCTAATAAAAGTACTATAACTACACTGCAGGAGGTATTCCAGTGCTGGTGGGCCTCCTTTGTTCAGACAGACAGGTGGTGCAGTGCATGGCTACAGCTGTGCTGTGTCATATGTCAGAGAATGCAAAAGCCTGTGAAGATCTGGTGCATCATGGTGCCGTACCGGTGGTGATCAAGCTCCTCAGCGGCCATCAGCCTGAGCTGCACTCTCGCTGTGCTGTTATACTAGCCGATCTGGCGGGACACAGTGAGCAACACCAAAGCCTCATTGCTCAGCTGGTGAGCCAAGACACTTTTTATGTTATCTGTTCACatctaaagttaaaaaaacttATACACTGGGAGTGaaaaatttgtaataatattttggaataataaagatttttttaatgtttttaaaagaagtctcttctgctcaccaaggctgcatttatttgatcaaaaatacagtaaaaacagaaatatagtgaaatattattacattttaaaataactgatttctgttttaatatattttaaaatgtaatctattccTATGactcaaagctgaattttcagcatcattactccagtcttaagtgtcacatgatccttcagaaatcattctaatatgctgatttggtgctcaagaaatatttcttattattatcaatgttgaaaaccattgtgctacttaatgtttttgtggaaac of Ctenopharyngodon idella isolate HZGC_01 chromosome 9, HZGC01, whole genome shotgun sequence contains these proteins:
- the ankar gene encoding ankyrin and armadillo repeat-containing protein, producing the protein MENPSDQSSESAVRAALTAQSLLQKYDRRELQELLSLTSCNWLLSGEEHNQPVDGPPGIIRQMRNILAPNIIILAPFDSCLPLDYKVVHQIVRELTVGIYGFNQVPVISLVPNYDQSSTCQLPPAYYDTKVGQILINIDYIIKALWHGSYISREKRMRFSELWRSIMAVDSDGVPQTKKDVLSEFLSAGLTDISDDPCYQDIYKENIDVDPTYEPNSADEENLFSQYSENILIKLSAYLTSVRQHQNLFVFEGSHSLSNVVRLTEDSIDLATYQRLQKRLSDHIILVRKHLERNAEVSRDLAYLKLITFLVPLLISLRKKMLIPNLSQMLPPLSDDKLKTEREVPPHILGPEFACKHFPRKQDQYFHLHGGIEFDVGTPPLDDINEEMKVAFRTLQTQAANYLYELLRQDSTYKTQFPIPLSEIEGKSYNVISIELESLYPQQNMVQWWGALNASIKNLKGKRLPLTDIELHEQFKKTFGSTKAIKCKNVAFGLKSAAERGLCAAFHSLSRRNPASHLHVLDEQGLSLLHHAAANNQSHIILQLAAAGVNLNQTRSERFTNTGKPGVGGPFIEGAGLTPLHLAAQCGSLESLNCLLALQADYKLVDKRGWMAIHFAAFYGQVACIQALYRKDPTLLEMKTPAEYGSSPLLLSATSGSVEALDVLLSTGANWREEDSKGNNTVHLAALYFHTDVLRHLIQLNLDGLPVWKILVEMIQSEDSRRLEMGLRCLEALCVNTESSCEDIMEAGGIPVLVGLLCSDRQVVQCMATAVLCHMSENAKACEDLVHHGAVPVVIKLLSGHQPELHSRCAVILADLAGHSEQHQSLIAQLGGVTLVVKLLTSDLQDVLVNAVKCICTLCIRSPCNQTAVAQAGGVPHLVEFLSVNSEVLQEEACLALAELARGHRENQELICETGAVDALVQALRERKISVKVKAATALESIASHNPAIQQCFLRQSAAKYLLQLLKVFQLDVREQGATSLWALAGQTLKQQKLMAEKMGYPVILDLLLSSSDKMQYVGCRAAIALIRDSRNHQDGFCREYGVPPLVRLLRGSRTALKTLLSVIKALGCLCIGVALTTNKNSQKIIYREKAIPTLLELLKSHESPEVKVQVVQTLACVLMGNQKLQREFWEQEDFSYEIVLELLRDENKNICLDAGHGLSLFAYNNKAQQKAIRQMGGISIKTYETFLNSDNETERAKAAFQIVVLARVISGSDEVTLTARGVTDLAELLQSDQSTTVVIAAQLLASLAHIRAGITDAIVTMGAIEHLSAHLDSEDGEVRTACASALGYLTSNRFAHRQLLAKCRKNPHIYDLLKKNVAQDARISQFFTAEFERQRRIGFPSLSLEINGGPPVPHRDNKGLSKRLNARCSRSAVGERETPASLPHHIRQKVRTANPRVRTGQTSCHSA
- the zgc:136439 gene encoding uncharacterized protein zgc:136439; this encodes MKAVILAAGYGTRLQRDIENDTTGNFKHLGGIAKPLLPVGPCALISHWVQALTKTRCVDTVYVVTNDRYFEAFQQWAQEFPNVKIINDGTRRNEDRHGAVACLQLTVKLCAVDDHLLVIGGDTLFKEDFSLRKFTERFFEVQNKDKESNLVLSYQCKDEETSKYGILELDEDLKVQRMKEKPLLSETSSRNACPCFYMFSRTSLPLLDIFLNEKKNAPIEERDAPGTFLSWLILRRPVYVHRISGRFDVGNLASYIECDKYFKDQLHNPTVYLM